Part of the Vespa crabro chromosome 15, iyVesCrab1.2, whole genome shotgun sequence genome is shown below.
aattacttTATGATactatagaaattttataatgtaaaaattcatGAACATGATacttctaataatttttaatattctttctctagtaaggtaaaaatttttttgtttcgtatatcaaataattccataataaaataatgttaataaaactTATAACTTGATTAATTCCGTTAGATATACAAATTGATTACTGTTTTCTTATGTTATTGtactgatttaaaaaaaaaaaaaaaagcttaaaaaattactttttaaaaaatactttaaaagaagcttttaaaaaatactatGAATAAATTCTAGCAATattgaaagataattataatgttcaTGCAATAAataaccgataataatgaccaaTGTTCCAAAATATATGACAAGTACTTCAAATGTTAGTGTAAAGTAGATTATATGCAAGGATCGAGTCTTCGAACGAATTTTAATGGTATACCAATGTGAAGCAATTTATCAGGTGATCTTTTTCTCAAATCcgaaatgtaataatttaatgcTAGCCAACATATTTCAGATAATTTAGGTATTGTTAACCAAACAGCATAAATAGCATCTGTTCTTGCTGCCTGCAATAAACATTTTAGAAAATGACAAAATGacaaaatctttaatataatattatttgtgcaagaatgataaaatgatACTTACTTTATCGCGGTGCATGCTTACACCACCAAAAGTATACATACGACCTTGAGGAGTTAAAGCAgcagaatgaaagaataaggGACGTGGGAGTTTACATTTTCTTAGGCAAGTCCATTGCATTTCACTCAAGTCTAGTCTCCAAACGTCGGAAAAGACAAAAGTACCATTCGTACCTCCAGAAATAACAACATAAGTTACACCCGTCTTTTCATCCATATATTGGACTATGCCATGACAGCGTCTAGGAGCAGGAATTGTATTATCTTCGCTATCGCCCTGAGTATTTAAAATCgtccactttcttttttccagaTTAAAAGTTGGTATTTCCTTAAAAtccacataaatatatatatacatatatatatatatatatatatgtatgtatgtatatatatttaatatatgtaagaAGTATTATAGTATTCGCAGAAAAAATACTTACTGCTAAACTAAAAGCTTCAGAATCAGTACCTCCAcctataacataaatattctTTCCATCAAATCCAAGCTCGTGCCTATATCGTCCCATTGGTTCTGACAAATCCTTTCCAGTACAAATGTATACCTTTTCCCACAGTCcagttttaaaattaaatctgTGAATATCGCAAGTATATTCTCGGCCAGTTGTACCACCAATGGTATAAAGATATGGTTCGTGAAATAGCAGAGCTTGTCCGTATTGTGGCTTTGGCATGTCACCCTTTGCTGGCACTATTGTTGTTTTGCCATCATCAACGTTACACACATAAAGCTGATTGTTACAGCTGTCACCAAAGGGTACACCTGTTCCACCATAAACTATCAATGCATTGCCCTTCAAAATCACTGCATTAGATGCTAGTTCATCTGGCAAATTTTCTCGTCCAGGTAAACGTTTCCATTGATTCGTGGCCAAATTAAATTTccaaatttctttgaaaagtGGCTTACTAGAGAGCCATATGCGATCATTTCTCATGTCACGATCGTAATCGGCGATGCATGGGTTAAATCCGCCATAggaataaagatttttatgaTCGCACACTATTCTGTGTCCGCTTCTTGCTTTTGGTCGTTCCAGGCATCGTGAGCGATGCCTCACAATGACAAACGgtttaaatacatacattttatcgTTGCTTCATAACTTTCCTAAAGAACGAACGGTTAGGTTTACGAAGTTTGTTGTTAAATTCTCAAAAAGTAAAcacttaaaaataaattggccCAACAAATTTATGATTAACGTTTTCTACGTGGCTCTCAACATACAGATTAATCAaacaatgatatttctttaatttcatttaatgatAACAGAGTTTGTACACAATCACGTAAGTACGTGGCTATACGTTTTACGTTGGTTACGACAGAGGGAAGCAATAATGGCGTCTAgcaagagaaatttttttctatttccttcgaCTTCTCTTTTCACCAAtcttttgttactttttcaCTGCTTTTGTCCGTTCTACTCGTAATATTCCCTATCGAACacgattatttctttcctaATTCTATAAAGTTAATGATACAAACATTTTCGCCATAACCATATATCGAACGGACGAAACTATATAAATCTTatctacgaaatatttttcaatctctttaaaatagattttctaATCGTCAAATTCTATCCTATATTTCACGAAGTAAAGTCAATGTAGAAGTGATTGCAAGAAAACGTATGAGAAACAATTGACCACCTGAAAAAGTTgattttttgttccttcttttttcttttatatgtttttatattttttctttttctttctttttctattaaattgtATTTGCGACTGCGCGTCATCGATCAGCTGAGTGATTTACAGCTGGTTATATAGAATGCAGCTGTGCTAAGCTTGATATATTCGTTTTGCACTTCGTAACTTCCTTCTAGAATGAATCTAATTAAGCGTTAATTGCGCCTTTGCATATTCCAATTTGCATACTCCATTCTTGCTTGTAAACATGTCGATCCTTTGCAACGTAATTATTCAATagaacttttaaataaataatatttttgatacatAATATTGATAGATATTACTACgtgaagaaaatattcttttatttattgccACGTAAAAACACTTTTTCATgctgaaaaaataatacaacttCTATCTGAGATAATTAGTACAATCAAATACTATgaagaaatgtatataaagtatatacattttgtaattaaaatcaattatttgatcaaaaataataaatagcgaatatatacttgtatattatacattatttttataaaaatcaaatcattAGTTCGTTTCCACACTATCTATGAAATAAAACTCCCAGCACTGCATTTCTTCATAGTTTTTTCCTACaggagaaaaatttctttttatattcattaatatttttatattattactattactatataatatacaacaGTAGTATTCAACATTATTCTCCGCTTGTGCCTTGTAATTCATATATTGTCCATACCTGTCGCTGCAGTCGCACAG
Proteins encoded:
- the LOC124429572 gene encoding kelch domain-containing protein 10 homolog translates to MYVFKPFVIVRHRSRCLERPKARSGHRIVCDHKNLYSYGGFNPCIADYDRDMRNDRIWLSSKPLFKEIWKFNLATNQWKRLPGRENLPDELASNAVILKGNALIVYGGTGVPFGDSCNNQLYVCNVDDGKTTIVPAKGDMPKPQYGQALLFHEPYLYTIGGTTGREYTCDIHRFNFKTGLWEKVYICTGKDLSEPMGRYRHELGFDGKNIYVIGGGTDSEAFSLAEIPTFNLEKRKWTILNTQGDSEDNTIPAPRRCHGIVQYMDEKTGVTYVVISGGTNGTFVFSDVWRLDLSEMQWTCLRKCKLPRPLFFHSAALTPQGRMYTFGGVSMHRDKAARTDAIYAVWLTIPKLSEICWLALNYYISDLRKRSPDKLLHIGIPLKFVRRLDPCI